The proteins below are encoded in one region of Podarcis raffonei isolate rPodRaf1 chromosome 6, rPodRaf1.pri, whole genome shotgun sequence:
- the UCKL1 gene encoding uridine-cytidine kinase-like 1 isoform X1 codes for MSGAAACGLPPAMFWCLRSRGAAWEAVPCDSLYKVSAINISNSSAESLDRLLPAVGSTRSPRKRTTSQCKSEPPLLRTSKRTIYTAGRPPWYNEHGAQSKEAFVIGLGGGSASGKTTVARMIIEALDVPWVVLLSMDSFYKVLTKEQQQQASSNDFNFDHPDAFDFDLIISTLKKLKQGKSVKIPIYDFTTHSRKKEWKTLYGANVIIFEGIMAFADKELLKLLDMKIFVDTDSDIRLVRRLRRDIGERGRDIEGVIKQYNKFVKPAFDQYIQPTMRLADIVVPRGSGNTVAIDLIVQHVHSQLEERELSVRAALASAHQCHPLPKTLSVLKNTPQVKGMHTIIRDKETSRDEFIFYSKRLMRLLIEHALSFLPFQTCTVQTPQGQDYEGRNYSGKQITGVSILRAGETMEPALRAVCKDVRIGTILIQTNRYTGEPELHYLRLPKDISEDHVILMDCTVSTGAAAMMAVRVLLDHDVPEDKIFLLSLLMAEMGVHSVAYAFPQVKIITTAVDKKVNDLFRIIPGIGNFGDRYFGTDAPPDWSDEEDLLDS; via the exons CAACAGCAGCGCCGAATCCCTGGACAGGCTGCTCCCCGCAGTGGGTTCCACGAGGTCGCCGCGGAAACGGACCACCAGCCAGTGCAAGTCTGAGCCGCCCCTGCTGCGGACAAGCAAGAGGACGATCTACACAGCCGGCCGGCCCCCCTGGTACAACGAGCATGGTGCGCAGTCGAAGGAGGCCTTTGTCATCG GTCTCGGCGGAGGCAGCGCCTCGGGGAAGACCACCGTGGCCAGGATGATAATCGAGGCCTTGGACGTGCCCTGGGTCGTTCTCCTTTCCATGGACTCCTTCTACAAG GTCCTGACtaaggagcagcagcaacaggcatCCAGCAACGATTTCAACTTCGACCACCCTGACGCCTTCGACTTCGACCTGATCATCTCCACCCTCAAGAAACTCAAGCAAGGCAAAAGCGTCAAGATTCCCATCTACGACTTCACTACCCACAGCCGCAAGAAAGAATGG AAAACGCTCTACGGCGCCAATGTGATCATATTTGAAGGCATCATGGCGTTTGCAGACAAGGAACTCCTGAAG CTTCTAGATATGAAGATATTCGTCGACACAGACTCTGACATCCGCCTGGTCCGGCGCCTCCGCAGGGACATTGGCGAGCGCGGCAGGGACATCGAGGGCGTCATCAAGCAGTACAACAAGTTTGTCAAGCCGGCCTTCGACCAGTACATCCAGCCTACCATGCGGCTGGCGGACATTGTCGTCCCTCGGG GCAGTGGGAACACCGTCGCCATCGATCTGATCGTGCAGCATGTCCACAGCCAGCTGGAAGAG AGAGAACTCAGCGTCAG GGCAGCACTGGCCTCTGCCCACCAATGCCACCCTCTCCCCAAGACTCTCAGTGTGCTGAAGAACACCCCGCAAGTGAAAGGCATGCACACAATCATCCG GGACAAGGAGACAAGTCGGGATGAGTTTATCTTCTACTCCAAACGGCTGATGCGTCTTCTGATTGAGCATGCCCTGTCCTTCCTGCCTTTCCAG ACCTGCACAGTTCAGACCCCGCAAGGGCAGGACTATGAAGGCCGAAATTACAGTGGGAAGCAA ATTACTGGCGTGTCCATTTTGAGGGCTGGGGAGACCATGGAGCCAGCACTGCGGGCCGTCTGTAAGGATGTCCGGATTGGCACCATCCTCATCCAGACCAACCGGTACACGGGGGAGCCAGAG cTGCATTATCTGAGGCTTCCGAAGGACATCAGTGAAGATCACGTGATCCTCATGGACTGTACGGTCTCTACAGGAGcggcagccatgatggctgtgaggGTGTTGCTG GACCACGACGTCCCAGAGGACAAGATATTCCTCCTCTCCCTGCTCATGGCCGAGATGGGCGTCCACTCTGTCGCTTACGCCTTCCCGCAAGTGAAGATCATCACGACCGCCGTGGACAAGAAAGTGAACGACCTCTTCCGCATCATCCCTGGTATTG GAAATTTTGGAGACCGATACTTTGGCACAGACGCACCTCCTGACTGGAGTGACGAAGAAGACCTCCTGGACTCGTAG
- the UCKL1 gene encoding uridine-cytidine kinase-like 1 isoform X3, with product MNRSPVYSGVRISGCWALGPEGSNSSAESLDRLLPAVGSTRSPRKRTTSQCKSEPPLLRTSKRTIYTAGRPPWYNEHGAQSKEAFVIGLGGGSASGKTTVARMIIEALDVPWVVLLSMDSFYKVLTKEQQQQASSNDFNFDHPDAFDFDLIISTLKKLKQGKSVKIPIYDFTTHSRKKEWKTLYGANVIIFEGIMAFADKELLKLLDMKIFVDTDSDIRLVRRLRRDIGERGRDIEGVIKQYNKFVKPAFDQYIQPTMRLADIVVPRGSGNTVAIDLIVQHVHSQLEERKLRWDMAALASAHQCHPLPKTLSVLKNTPQVKGMHTIIRDKETSRDEFIFYSKRLMRLLIEHALSFLPFQTCTVQTPQGQDYEGRNYSGKQITGVSILRAGETMEPALRAVCKDVRIGTILIQTNRYTGEPELHYLRLPKDISEDHVILMDCTVSTGAAAMMAVRVLLDHDVPEDKIFLLSLLMAEMGVHSVAYAFPQVKIITTAVDKKVNDLFRIIPGIGNFGDRYFGTDAPPDWSDEEDLLDS from the exons CAACAGCAGCGCCGAATCCCTGGACAGGCTGCTCCCCGCAGTGGGTTCCACGAGGTCGCCGCGGAAACGGACCACCAGCCAGTGCAAGTCTGAGCCGCCCCTGCTGCGGACAAGCAAGAGGACGATCTACACAGCCGGCCGGCCCCCCTGGTACAACGAGCATGGTGCGCAGTCGAAGGAGGCCTTTGTCATCG GTCTCGGCGGAGGCAGCGCCTCGGGGAAGACCACCGTGGCCAGGATGATAATCGAGGCCTTGGACGTGCCCTGGGTCGTTCTCCTTTCCATGGACTCCTTCTACAAG GTCCTGACtaaggagcagcagcaacaggcatCCAGCAACGATTTCAACTTCGACCACCCTGACGCCTTCGACTTCGACCTGATCATCTCCACCCTCAAGAAACTCAAGCAAGGCAAAAGCGTCAAGATTCCCATCTACGACTTCACTACCCACAGCCGCAAGAAAGAATGG AAAACGCTCTACGGCGCCAATGTGATCATATTTGAAGGCATCATGGCGTTTGCAGACAAGGAACTCCTGAAG CTTCTAGATATGAAGATATTCGTCGACACAGACTCTGACATCCGCCTGGTCCGGCGCCTCCGCAGGGACATTGGCGAGCGCGGCAGGGACATCGAGGGCGTCATCAAGCAGTACAACAAGTTTGTCAAGCCGGCCTTCGACCAGTACATCCAGCCTACCATGCGGCTGGCGGACATTGTCGTCCCTCGGG GCAGTGGGAACACCGTCGCCATCGATCTGATCGTGCAGCATGTCCACAGCCAGCTGGAAGAG AGGAAACTCCGCTGGGATAT GGCAGCACTGGCCTCTGCCCACCAATGCCACCCTCTCCCCAAGACTCTCAGTGTGCTGAAGAACACCCCGCAAGTGAAAGGCATGCACACAATCATCCG GGACAAGGAGACAAGTCGGGATGAGTTTATCTTCTACTCCAAACGGCTGATGCGTCTTCTGATTGAGCATGCCCTGTCCTTCCTGCCTTTCCAG ACCTGCACAGTTCAGACCCCGCAAGGGCAGGACTATGAAGGCCGAAATTACAGTGGGAAGCAA ATTACTGGCGTGTCCATTTTGAGGGCTGGGGAGACCATGGAGCCAGCACTGCGGGCCGTCTGTAAGGATGTCCGGATTGGCACCATCCTCATCCAGACCAACCGGTACACGGGGGAGCCAGAG cTGCATTATCTGAGGCTTCCGAAGGACATCAGTGAAGATCACGTGATCCTCATGGACTGTACGGTCTCTACAGGAGcggcagccatgatggctgtgaggGTGTTGCTG GACCACGACGTCCCAGAGGACAAGATATTCCTCCTCTCCCTGCTCATGGCCGAGATGGGCGTCCACTCTGTCGCTTACGCCTTCCCGCAAGTGAAGATCATCACGACCGCCGTGGACAAGAAAGTGAACGACCTCTTCCGCATCATCCCTGGTATTG GAAATTTTGGAGACCGATACTTTGGCACAGACGCACCTCCTGACTGGAGTGACGAAGAAGACCTCCTGGACTCGTAG
- the UCKL1 gene encoding uridine-cytidine kinase-like 1 isoform X2, which yields MAAATAADAGRGTAESEAGGRDLGGDSNSSAESLDRLLPAVGSTRSPRKRTTSQCKSEPPLLRTSKRTIYTAGRPPWYNEHGAQSKEAFVIGLGGGSASGKTTVARMIIEALDVPWVVLLSMDSFYKVLTKEQQQQASSNDFNFDHPDAFDFDLIISTLKKLKQGKSVKIPIYDFTTHSRKKEWKTLYGANVIIFEGIMAFADKELLKLLDMKIFVDTDSDIRLVRRLRRDIGERGRDIEGVIKQYNKFVKPAFDQYIQPTMRLADIVVPRGSGNTVAIDLIVQHVHSQLEERKLRWDMAALASAHQCHPLPKTLSVLKNTPQVKGMHTIIRDKETSRDEFIFYSKRLMRLLIEHALSFLPFQTCTVQTPQGQDYEGRNYSGKQITGVSILRAGETMEPALRAVCKDVRIGTILIQTNRYTGEPELHYLRLPKDISEDHVILMDCTVSTGAAAMMAVRVLLDHDVPEDKIFLLSLLMAEMGVHSVAYAFPQVKIITTAVDKKVNDLFRIIPGIGNFGDRYFGTDAPPDWSDEEDLLDS from the exons CAACAGCAGCGCCGAATCCCTGGACAGGCTGCTCCCCGCAGTGGGTTCCACGAGGTCGCCGCGGAAACGGACCACCAGCCAGTGCAAGTCTGAGCCGCCCCTGCTGCGGACAAGCAAGAGGACGATCTACACAGCCGGCCGGCCCCCCTGGTACAACGAGCATGGTGCGCAGTCGAAGGAGGCCTTTGTCATCG GTCTCGGCGGAGGCAGCGCCTCGGGGAAGACCACCGTGGCCAGGATGATAATCGAGGCCTTGGACGTGCCCTGGGTCGTTCTCCTTTCCATGGACTCCTTCTACAAG GTCCTGACtaaggagcagcagcaacaggcatCCAGCAACGATTTCAACTTCGACCACCCTGACGCCTTCGACTTCGACCTGATCATCTCCACCCTCAAGAAACTCAAGCAAGGCAAAAGCGTCAAGATTCCCATCTACGACTTCACTACCCACAGCCGCAAGAAAGAATGG AAAACGCTCTACGGCGCCAATGTGATCATATTTGAAGGCATCATGGCGTTTGCAGACAAGGAACTCCTGAAG CTTCTAGATATGAAGATATTCGTCGACACAGACTCTGACATCCGCCTGGTCCGGCGCCTCCGCAGGGACATTGGCGAGCGCGGCAGGGACATCGAGGGCGTCATCAAGCAGTACAACAAGTTTGTCAAGCCGGCCTTCGACCAGTACATCCAGCCTACCATGCGGCTGGCGGACATTGTCGTCCCTCGGG GCAGTGGGAACACCGTCGCCATCGATCTGATCGTGCAGCATGTCCACAGCCAGCTGGAAGAG AGGAAACTCCGCTGGGATAT GGCAGCACTGGCCTCTGCCCACCAATGCCACCCTCTCCCCAAGACTCTCAGTGTGCTGAAGAACACCCCGCAAGTGAAAGGCATGCACACAATCATCCG GGACAAGGAGACAAGTCGGGATGAGTTTATCTTCTACTCCAAACGGCTGATGCGTCTTCTGATTGAGCATGCCCTGTCCTTCCTGCCTTTCCAG ACCTGCACAGTTCAGACCCCGCAAGGGCAGGACTATGAAGGCCGAAATTACAGTGGGAAGCAA ATTACTGGCGTGTCCATTTTGAGGGCTGGGGAGACCATGGAGCCAGCACTGCGGGCCGTCTGTAAGGATGTCCGGATTGGCACCATCCTCATCCAGACCAACCGGTACACGGGGGAGCCAGAG cTGCATTATCTGAGGCTTCCGAAGGACATCAGTGAAGATCACGTGATCCTCATGGACTGTACGGTCTCTACAGGAGcggcagccatgatggctgtgaggGTGTTGCTG GACCACGACGTCCCAGAGGACAAGATATTCCTCCTCTCCCTGCTCATGGCCGAGATGGGCGTCCACTCTGTCGCTTACGCCTTCCCGCAAGTGAAGATCATCACGACCGCCGTGGACAAGAAAGTGAACGACCTCTTCCGCATCATCCCTGGTATTG GAAATTTTGGAGACCGATACTTTGGCACAGACGCACCTCCTGACTGGAGTGACGAAGAAGACCTCCTGGACTCGTAG